The nucleotide sequence CTTTGTTTTATGTACAAAATAAGTAGCATACTAATAGTTATTTTACTTCTGAACTTTTTGTTACTTTGCCTTCGGTCTGATCCTGCAGGCGGCATTCAAACACATTGGCGAAGCTGCTCAGGAGTGCGTCGCTGGCCTCCTGGATGGGGACATGTCTGTCCAGCTCCTGGCTCAGCGAGGTCACACCCTTGCCCTCAATTCCGCAGGGCACAATATGCTCGAACCATCGAAGGTCCGTGCAGCAATTGAGGCCAATGCCGTGCGTGGTGACGTAACGGGAGCCGTGGACACCGATTGCGCAGATCTTTTGGTTGCCCACCCAGATGCCGGTCTCCTTGGTTGTGGTGGCATTGGGAATACCCAGCTGGCGGCAGGCTTCGATGACCGTCCGCTCTAGCGTGGCCACGTACCAGCGCATGCTCGCTTTGAACTGGCGCAGGTGCAAGATGG is from Drosophila suzukii chromosome 3, CBGP_Dsuzu_IsoJpt1.0, whole genome shotgun sequence and encodes:
- the Lipt2 gene encoding putative lipoyltransferase 2, mitochondrial, with the protein product MSSSRPLVTVVRAGRHSFSEGMHLQQRLAKSTQILDPPSEFRNYLVLQEHDPVYTVGLRTKDYTEEDERRLRRLGADFHRTDRGGLITFHGPGQLVAYPILHLRQFKASMRWYVATLERTVIEACRQLGIPNATTTKETGIWVGNQKICAIGVHGSRYVTTHGIGLNCCTDLRWFEHIVPCGIEGKGVTSLSQELDRHVPIQEASDALLSSFANVFECRLQDQTEGKVTKSSEVK